One genomic window of Hymenobacter sp. J193 includes the following:
- a CDS encoding ABC transporter permease/substrate-binding protein, with the protein MKTLSELLTFWQTQAGKLGEQTLQHIGLTAAALLLAVVLGVPLGLWLTRRPRWAPVVLGLAGILQTVPSIALLGFLIPWLGIGPKPAILALLLYSLLPIIRNTVTGIQGVSPAVVEAARGLGFTDWQVLGRVELPLALPVLFAGIRTAAVIGVGVATLAAYVAAGGLGEFIFGGIALNNPVMIMAGALPAAALALAFDAALAGLQRLGSRRLVSVGKVLLVLLPLLGGLYLLPWASGKLQAGFSPEFVGRADGLPGLRHAYGLRRLPSLVLAPALVYEAARNADVDVIDGYSTDGRIRAYGLQVLRDDKRVFPPYYAAPVVRPALLQAHPELRPVLAQLTGLLTDSAMTELNYRVDYLHQEPRAVAEAFLRQRGLWRAPRPAVPEAAVVRLGSKIFAEQYILVEMYAALIRGATDLGVETKTGLGGTTICFEALRSGAIDMYPEYTGTGLQVLLQPSPATLDSLNGQPAAVFDYVQQEFRRRYKLEWLPPLGFNNTYALLMRQRQARELGIGSLSELDRYLSR; encoded by the coding sequence ATGAAAACCCTCTCGGAACTACTGACTTTCTGGCAAACTCAGGCCGGTAAGCTGGGCGAGCAGACGCTGCAGCACATCGGCCTCACGGCTGCCGCTTTGCTGCTGGCCGTAGTGCTGGGCGTGCCGTTGGGCCTCTGGCTGACGCGGCGGCCGCGCTGGGCCCCGGTGGTGCTGGGGCTGGCCGGCATCCTGCAAACGGTGCCCAGCATTGCCCTGCTTGGCTTCCTGATTCCCTGGCTCGGCATCGGGCCGAAGCCGGCTATTCTGGCGCTGCTGCTGTACTCCCTGCTGCCCATCATTCGCAACACGGTCACCGGCATACAGGGCGTAAGTCCGGCGGTGGTAGAGGCCGCCCGGGGCCTGGGCTTTACCGATTGGCAGGTGCTGGGCAGGGTGGAGCTGCCCTTGGCTTTGCCGGTGCTGTTTGCCGGCATCCGCACGGCGGCCGTTATCGGGGTGGGCGTGGCCACGCTGGCGGCTTACGTGGCTGCCGGCGGTCTGGGCGAGTTCATCTTCGGCGGCATTGCCCTCAACAACCCCGTCATGATTATGGCCGGCGCCCTGCCTGCCGCCGCGCTGGCACTGGCGTTTGATGCCGCGCTGGCCGGCCTGCAGCGCTTGGGGTCACGGCGTTTGGTAAGCGTTGGCAAAGTGCTGCTGGTGCTGCTGCCGCTGCTGGGCGGCCTCTACCTGCTGCCCTGGGCCTCAGGCAAGCTTCAGGCTGGTTTCAGCCCCGAGTTTGTGGGCCGGGCCGATGGGCTGCCGGGCCTGCGCCACGCCTATGGTTTGCGGCGGCTGCCGAGCTTAGTGCTGGCCCCGGCCCTGGTTTACGAAGCGGCCCGAAATGCCGATGTGGACGTTATCGACGGATACTCCACCGATGGCCGCATCCGGGCCTACGGGTTGCAGGTATTGCGTGACGACAAGCGCGTGTTTCCCCCGTACTACGCTGCGCCGGTGGTGCGCCCGGCTCTGTTGCAGGCGCACCCCGAGCTGCGGCCCGTCCTGGCTCAGCTCACCGGCCTCCTTACCGACTCCGCCATGACGGAGCTCAACTACCGGGTAGATTACCTGCACCAGGAGCCTCGGGCCGTAGCCGAAGCCTTTCTGCGCCAGCGGGGTTTGTGGCGGGCGCCTCGTCCCGCCGTGCCGGAGGCAGCCGTGGTTCGGCTGGGTTCCAAGATTTTTGCCGAACAGTACATTCTCGTGGAAATGTACGCGGCCCTTATTCGCGGGGCCACAGACCTGGGGGTTGAAACCAAAACCGGGCTGGGCGGCACCACCATCTGCTTTGAAGCCCTGCGCAGCGGTGCCATCGATATGTACCCCGAATACACCGGCACTGGCCTGCAGGTGCTGCTGCAGCCCTCACCGGCTACGCTCGACTCCCTGAACGGACAGCCGGCCGCCGTGTTTGACTACGTGCAGCAGGAGTTTCGGCGGCGCTACAAGCTGGAGTGGCTGCCGCCGCTGGGGTTCAACAACACGTATGCCCTGCTGATGCGCCAGCGGCAGGCACGGGAACTGGGTATTGGGTCGTTGTCGGAGCTGGACCGGTACCTGAGCCGCTAA
- a CDS encoding pirin family protein, producing the protein MLDLVIDARPAALSAGFEVRRILPYRLRRMLGPFIFMDHAGPVHLAPEQLPNLDVLPHPHIGLSTVSYLFGGQVTHRDSLGVEQIIRPGEVNWMTAGSGISHSERFEDPAALAGGALEMIQTWVALPEADEESAPSFANYQPQELPIFTDSKVWMRLIAGDAFGLRNQVRTHSPLFYLHVVLQPGARFGLPRGYPERGAYVAKGSLEVNGRTYTAGQLLVFTPGIDPVLVAPEACTLMLLGGEPLGERFIWWNFVSSRRERIEQAKADWQAGRIALPPNDNATFVPLPQDRTRPAGSTPPPQPLS; encoded by the coding sequence ATGCTGGACTTAGTGATTGATGCGCGCCCGGCTGCTTTAAGCGCCGGCTTCGAAGTCCGGCGCATCCTCCCCTACCGGCTGCGGCGGATGCTGGGGCCGTTTATTTTCATGGACCACGCCGGGCCGGTGCACCTGGCGCCCGAGCAGCTGCCAAACTTGGATGTGCTGCCGCATCCGCACATTGGCCTGAGCACGGTGAGCTACCTCTTCGGGGGGCAGGTGACGCACCGCGACAGTCTGGGCGTGGAGCAGATCATCCGGCCGGGCGAAGTGAACTGGATGACGGCGGGCAGCGGTATCTCCCACTCCGAGCGGTTCGAAGACCCGGCAGCCCTGGCCGGGGGCGCCCTGGAAATGATTCAGACCTGGGTGGCTTTGCCCGAGGCCGATGAGGAAAGTGCCCCGTCCTTCGCCAACTACCAGCCCCAGGAGCTGCCCATCTTTACAGATAGCAAGGTGTGGATGCGGCTGATTGCCGGCGACGCCTTCGGCCTGCGCAACCAGGTGCGCACGCATTCCCCCTTGTTTTATCTGCACGTAGTGCTGCAGCCGGGGGCGCGGTTTGGCCTGCCCCGCGGCTACCCCGAGCGGGGAGCCTACGTGGCCAAAGGCAGCCTTGAGGTGAATGGCCGCACTTACACCGCCGGGCAGCTGCTGGTATTCACGCCAGGCATCGACCCGGTGCTGGTGGCCCCCGAAGCCTGCACGCTCATGCTGCTGGGCGGTGAGCCGCTGGGGGAGCGGTTTATCTGGTGGAACTTCGTTTCTTCCCGGCGCGAGCGTATCGAGCAAGCCAAAGCCGACTGGCAAGCCGGCCGCATTGCCCTGCCTCCCAACGACAACGCCACGTTTGTGCCCTTGCCCCAGGACCGCACCCGCCCGGCTGGCTCCACCCCGCCCCCGCAGCCGCTTTCCTGA
- a CDS encoding ankyrin repeat domain-containing protein, whose amino-acid sequence MRKVFLLFALFLGLSTLTQAQSHFKELFTAVIKNKAADADALLTAGADANAPVEMMPGFPTTFLIMAAGSGHLEVVKTLVKHKAQVDKPDSFQATALMAAASNGSLEVVTFLLANGANPKAKDKDGKDVLASAKEGGNAQVIALIEQKLKAS is encoded by the coding sequence ATGAGAAAAGTCTTTCTTCTTTTCGCCTTATTTCTGGGCCTTTCTACGCTTACCCAGGCGCAGTCCCATTTCAAAGAATTGTTCACGGCCGTTATCAAAAACAAGGCAGCCGATGCGGATGCCCTGCTAACCGCCGGCGCCGATGCCAACGCCCCCGTGGAGATGATGCCGGGCTTCCCCACCACCTTCCTCATCATGGCCGCCGGCAGCGGCCACCTGGAGGTGGTGAAAACGCTGGTCAAGCACAAAGCCCAGGTTGATAAGCCGGATTCCTTTCAGGCTACGGCGCTAATGGCCGCCGCGTCCAATGGTAGCCTGGAGGTAGTAACGTTTCTGCTAGCCAATGGTGCCAACCCCAAGGCTAAAGACAAAGACGGCAAGGACGTGCTGGCCAGCGCTAAGGAAGGTGGCAACGCCCAGGTTATTGCCCTTATCGAGCAGAAGCTGAAAGCCAGCTAA